Proteins from a single region of Petrotoga sp. 9PW.55.5.1:
- a CDS encoding ATP-binding cassette domain-containing protein, protein MWQEIREGIKLVRGNDPLFNMSVKENIMLGDEFSEEEFDKAVKKAKVDKFINLLDEGYDTIVGERGSKLSDGQRQRVAIARALIRNPKVLILDEATSGVDSQTEEEIFEELKEYDMTLIIISHRLSTIRKADKVVSIKRWRR, encoded by the coding sequence ATATGGCAAGAGATAAGAGAAGGTATAAAACTGGTAAGGGGTAACGATCCATTATTCAACATGAGTGTAAAAGAAAACATAATGTTAGGTGATGAATTCAGTGAAGAAGAGTTCGACAAAGCTGTGAAAAAAGCGAAGGTAGATAAATTCATAAACTTATTAGATGAAGGATACGATACGATAGTAGGAGAAAGAGGAAGTAAGTTATCAGATGGACAAAGGCAAAGGGTAGCCATAGCAAGGGCATTGATAAGAAATCCTAAGGTACTGATATTAGATGAAGCGACATCGGGAGTAGACTCACAAACAGAAGAAGAGATATTTGAAGAATTAAAAGAATACGATATGACGTTGATAATAATATCTCACAGGTTATCGACGATAAGAAAAGCAGATAAGGTAGTAAGTATTAAAAGATGGAGAAGATAA